TTCATCAATGGCTACGCCAGGTAATGTCTCGAGCCTAGATTCCAAATGCATATCTCCAGATATGCACGTTTGTGACAGAGCCTCACTAGCCTACTATTGGCGGGGGCAAATCGCTGTATTGAGAGAACCCCCAATAGCAGGTATGAGGTGATTCAAAGGCCAGCAAGCTTCCCAGCCTGACTGCAAAGAGCAGAAATCCCCGAATCCTGTGGTGGGAAACCATCTATTGGAACACTGACAGACTATTCGCGATGCAGGTGATATCGGGGGCCCACCCCCGCttcaaaattcaaaaaaaaattccgGAGCTCTCTTCCGTCAAGAGTCACCCCACATCTTGCCCGCACCCCTGCTCCTCGTCAGTGACACAGAGCAGCCAAAATTGCCTTGACCACAATCTCCAGCTTAACGCCATCCGTCTCACTCCAACTATCCTCCTCTCGTACCTCCCACGCGTTCATTCCGATTTCGTCACTGTTTCCCGAACTATTCGGAAACGAATCCCGCTTTCGGGGCTAAGCTCCCAAGCTCCCTAGCCTTGGCCTGTGAACCTGTGACTCTGCAGTAGCCTCTGTGCTTGACTTTGACTCAAGATGTCTTCTCGATCGGCTGTGCATATTCCAGCTACCCCAGCTGTCCTGGATAGCGTCCGTCTTCGTGACATTGAACTTCCACTCCCTGCCGCCCCGGACCCATGGCATCGTCCTGGCAAGCCGCAGCCCTGCACAGCAAGCCTGAAGCTCTCCTACTCATCAGCTATCGCCGCTGCTGAAAAGGATGATGTGTCCCTCTCTATCGACTATGGCAAGCTGTTCCGTCGTCTGGAGACGGATGCTCGCGAGATGGCCCATCACACCAGCTCTCCCGAGCATCCGCATCATCGCATGGTCAGTGTGGAAGGCACACGGCGAGAGGAGATGAAAGCGAGTGAGGTCGGACAGGATCCCCGGGTGACCGCTGGCATTGTAGCAAATTGTGGCTTGAGTCTCCTCGATGAAACTGCTGCTGGAGTGCGCCGTATGTCGCACCTCCGCCAGAGCCCTCGCAACAGCTTCTCGGGTGCCCAAGTGCCGGCCCTGCCACCTGCAGATGCAGCCCCGATCACCGCAGAGTATGGTCGGTGTGAAGTGTGGTTGCATCTACCAAAGGCATTGCTTCGTGCTGAAGAGGGGCTCAAGTACCGGAGTGTCACAGTCTGGGGCTATACCGACGATGCTGGCGAGGGGGCTCTCGAGTCGGAATCACGGTGCCCTGTcgtgctggaagaagagttcCGCATTGAGGGTATCCGGTGCTATTGTATCCTCGGTGTCAACTCCCACGAGCGAGTTGAGAAGCAGGCGGTCATCATTTCTCTGGGCTTTGAGGGACCAGGGCAACTAGCGTGGGGCTCGACCATAGTCGACACCTACGTTGCTCTCACACGAGCCGTTGCAGAGGTATGCCTTCCATTCTTGCTCCAGTCTCCTCCCCTGGAAGCCCCAGGGTGGTGGTAATTGAATTTATTCATGTTCTAATCTGTGCAAACAGAAAGTTGATGAGACCACCTTCCAAACGGTCGAAGCACTTGCAACTTTTGTGGCCCGCATCGTCACTGTGGACTTTGGCAATGAGCGGGTTACCGTGCGGGTTGAGAAGCCCAGTGCCTTAGCTTTTGTTCAGCGTTCAGGGGTGGAAATCACTCGCACCCAAGCATTCTTTCAAAGCCACGATGTGGCGCACAGGTGAAGCGATCAGTGGGGGCTGCTGACGGGATGAAGATCGACCGATCAACAATGCTGGCCGAACGGTGCGGGTGCGCCCGCATAGCCGCGGCCGACGGGTAACTTGCGCTATACTGGCTGGACACATTTGGCAACACGAGTTCAGCGGATATTGAACAATGCTGTTGCCCAATAAAGTGTCGTTTGTATATGACCTCTGGTGGTATTTTGGAACGTTCAGTTTACAAGTTCTCGGAAGCACAAATGACGTAGCTGCTCAAGACAGGCTAATACTGTTAGCCTTTTAATTTTGCCAGACTTCTAGtattcccccctccccaggACACCCTTGTTTGCCGGTAGTAATTGGAAGAGTCCGCCTTAACTAGCTCAGGCAGGCCGGATTGCAATGATTCGCATGAAAGACAGCATtcagcccccctccccttctcaCTATAGCACAACCCCCAGAGACAGGCTGCTCCTTGTCTCCTTCGAGAACCATTCATCGTCCTGGATTGGCCCATGCTGCGCACGTGAAGTCCCAATTCGGCTTAGTCTAGACCCCGGACCGCCGCCCGTGAAGATGAGCGATTAGTGCCTTCGTCGGCTCTCGGTTTTCCGTCTCACTTCACCTTTCCTCAACTCATTGTTCTTTGAGGGAACAACCACGTCTAGTCCTCGTTGTTTGACATCAACATCAAACGAAATCAACGACTCAGTTCCCACATACACACATTCAGATACCCGCTTCCACCCGCGATTTCTCTATGTGCTTGTCTGCGCCCACTCTCTTCCCCGTCGCATCTTCTTTGACCAGCTCCCTGGCCAACCTTCCCTCCGCATTCTCCGAGATCTGCAACGATCGCAACCTCCACAAGATCGCTGGCTCAACAGCATATACCTCTTCCCTTGTGTGCACCTTGCCCGTTGACTTCGTGGTCAGCAAGGTGATTTGGGTAGGGGTCCCAAGTCCGTCCTGAACCAGGGCGGACGTTAAAGTTTCTTGAGGAGTTTGCGAAGTTGCTGTGCACCAGCTCTCGCGAGACCGTGTCACCCAAATTTCACCTTCAAGTGAGTTCTAACATCTTCTGTTCCTCACCTTCGtggttttcctttctttccctcttttcttggtTTCCACAGCCTTGGCTTTGCTTAGTGGGGCACCTCTCTCAGGCCAAAAGACTCTGCATACCCCTCCATATCTCCGATTGGAAGGCCTTGTAGATCTGATGCTAAATCACAGTCTCATGACAGGAGGTTTCAACCTTTCCTTCCACCCACTGtgagcatcatcatcaccaccaagcTTCTGCGAAGTGATCACTACTTCGCTTCTCTGTTGCGAAGAATCGTTGGCGCCTTACTTTGGAGCTCCCCAGACGTGTCTAGAGGCTATGGTACGCACATTAGCTGATCACCTTGACAAAAGATCTGCGACAGACAAAATGCCCACGTCTACCATGTCGGACGATCTTTTGGTGGGTGACATTTTCACTCCCCAGGCCGACAACACGCAGCTCTCCTTCGCCAATGTTGCAGCGGATTTGGATGCTGCAGGAGGTCCATCGGGTGATGGCCAGCCATTGACACGCAATCTGGCCATTGGCGAAGTTGCAAAGGCAGGCAAGATGATGCACCCGCCAGCTTTCCATCCAGATTTGTTGTCGGGCAAGCAGCGGCGCaaagccaaaaagaagaagcatgCTGCTTCGGCGGATCCTGCGCCCTCTACCGTTCGCGGATTTACCCCGCTGGCGTCTACTGATGAGGATTCGGACTTTTCTGCCACCAGCTCTCGCGCGCCTGAATCGCGCCCAGCAGAATCAATTGGTGGAGCAAGCCCCCGCGCGCAGCCAAATACAGCCCATGGAGTCAGTGCACTGAAGCTCCAGTTGGACTCGCTGAGCCTTTCTGGGAAGTCGAGTTCGAAGTTTCGAGCCTATTGCTCTGCCACTCCCAGCAATGCCAGTGTGTGCTCCGACAGTGACCAAACCGAGATTCTCACCAGCTACGAGGTGCCCCTTGAGCATGACTTTGTCAGTGCGGACGCTGCCCAGGAGGAGCCTTCTGCTAGCGCGAGCCCTGTTGCCGCCACCAATGGCTCAGATCTGAAGAGTCAGCTCTGTCGGAAGATGACTGCCGCGGACTTTGAGCCTTTGCTCTGTCTCGGCAAGGGATCCTTTGGAACCGTTTTGCTGGTTCGACATGTCCTGACTGGCAAACTCTATGCGCAAAAGCAGTTCAAGAAGGCTTCGATCACCGTTCACAAGAAGCTCGTGGAGCAGACCAAGACCGAGCGCATGGTCTTGGAAAGTGTCAGTCGTCATCCATTTGTCGTCAAGCTTTTCTACGCATTTCAGGATCACGAGAAACTGTACTTGATCCTGGAGTATGCTCAGGGCGGTGAGCTTTTCCATCATCTTGCCATGGAGCGTATGTTTGAAGAAGACGCTGCAGCCTTCTACATGGCTGAGATGGTCCTTGCCCTGGAGCACTTGCACCAGAACGTTGGTGTGCTGTACCGGGATCTCAAGCCCGAGAACTGTCTTCTGGACCACGAGGGTCACCTGCTTCTTACCGACTTTGGACTGAGCAAAATCGCGGTGAATGACGACGACCGATGCAATTCCTCCCTAGGAACCATTGATTACATGGCCCCTGAAGTGGTCCAGGGGAAGCCGTATGGCAAAGCATGCGACTGGTGGTCTTTGGGTGCACTCGGTTTTGATCTGTTGACCGGCTCGCCTCCTTTCCGCGCCAACAATCACGCCAAAATGCAAGAGAAGATCGTGAAGCAGAAACTCGTCTTGCCCTATTATCTCGGACCAGACGCCAAGGACCTGCTCACCCGACTTCTTCGCAAAGATCCCGCCAAGCGACTTGGCTACCACATGCCCAAGGACCTGCAAACAATCAAGAAGCACCGGTTCTTCCGCAAGATCGACTGGGCGGCTCTCGAGCGCCGGGAGCTCACCCCACCTATCCAGCCCGTGGTCACCGATCCTGCCCTGGCGGAGAATTTCTCGGCCGACTTCACTCAGGTTCCGCTCAGCCCAGCCGTCAACGGTGGATTTGACGACCTGTACGCCAAAGGTCAATCCTGCATGTCCACCAGTATCAAAGCTCATGCATCCGGCGATGGCGATCCCTTTGGCGGCTTCAGCTACGTCGCCTCGAGCAGCTTGTTTGATCATAGTGCAGGAATGATGACTGCAGGGTTTTAGATGATACGTCGCATGTGCCTAGGCGCAAGGCCAGCGTCTCCTTTCACTTGCTCGACCTTTTTCTGTTGTTTCATCCCGTTAGGATGAGTCATTCCCCTTCacgagaagcttctcggtAATTCAGATGAAGAAGTTGCCAACCAGTTGAACTTGCATCTTTCATTGCCTGCCCTCTGTCTTGTGTATTGAATTTGGGTTTAATAGCATGCTCCGAGTCATCTTTCAGTTCTAGCGCTTGTTcagttttctttttttttccttggcTCGCCTTTTATTCATCATCTAGTTCCTCTAGTTTACACACACATGTCTAATGCACAACAATACTAAGCACCATCCTTCTGAATCCGGGTTCATCACAAATATTTCATAGATAGTCGTTGATTAAAGATACATATTCAGTGAGTAAGAGAGCCCCAAATCAACGCGGCGCTCTGACAATTCGGCATACGTcatgagaaagaggaagcCCGCTGTCTTTGCGAGCGCTTATTCTCCAATCCTCACGATACTTATTTCCCGGCACGCGAGGAAGTCAGATAATTCAGATCTCGCCTTCTTCGCTTCCATCTCCCTCGTCGCTATTGACACCGTTGACTTTCGCCGTAGCGTGTGGCCCGGATTGTTCGGTATCGTGGGATCGCTGAATCGTGGGTGTGTCGCCTTTCTTATCATCTGAtacttctccttcttcgGCACTCGTTTCGTCTGGGTGGGGAGTCGGTTGAAGATTGTGAGCGGAGGGTGGTTGTTGTGGAGCAGAATTCTGGTCATGTTTGTCCCCGGGTGTTTGATCTGTGGCTTTGTTTTGTCGCAGGAGTTCTACCGCTCGGACTGGTATGCGCGGACGAGCCGGGACTGAGGGGGACGCAGTTGCAATGTTTGCAGGATGGGGAGAGATGGTGCGCTGACGCTTTGGTGAGCGGTCCCCGTTCAAGGAGGAAGGGTCTTGCGCTGGGGGAGTTGGTTGATTATGTTCGTTAAGGTGAGATTCGGGCTCTCGCGAGCGTTTACGCCCATTTGTAGCAGCCGAGCTGCTGGGCGTGTCGAGTCGTGGAGTAAGGATGGGATCGGCAAGAGGATTGTTGTTGAAGAGACGAGTTGGATCATTGGCATCCGCATCTGAGAAGGTAAAGTCCGGATAACCCTTGCTGAGATTCTGCTGTACACGCTCATAGATATTGACAATCAGCTTGCAAGCGCGGATAAGCTCGCCCACGTTGACGTCCAGTTGTTCCCACCATGGGCGACCCTCTGCGTCATCCGGGAATGCAACTTTGCAATGACGAGCCGCAGCGTACAGCGCGGCGGCGGCAATGACGCGTGGTTGGAACTGTAGACAGAGTACGGTGTAGGTAGAATCGTTCAAAAAGGCGTATGCGGAGTGCCGAAGGGGCCTGTTGTCGCCTAcaccgagaaagagagaataATCCCAAAGGATGCGATAGGGCGACTCGAGCTGAAGGTCGAAGCAGAGGAACTCCAACATCACACTCTCATTCTGTAAAATCAGATCACGCCACTTCCAGTAATCCTTGGACTGCTCGTCCACGACCAAGTCCGGCTGCTTCATGGCGACGCGGCAGCAAGCCACGACGAAGTCCTTCATGCGACGCATCGTTTCGTCGACCTTGAAGGCCACGAAAAGTGCCACGGCCGCGATGACCTTGGGATGCATGAGATCGGCGCCCATTTCCGGATATTGTCCCCGCAAGGAGTAGCGCATGAGGAAGCGATGCATGAGGACTGTTGCTGTCATGGATGTTTGCGGTGGCATCTTGAGCATCATGCTGACCTGCCATATGAACTCCACAGCACGATGTCGAATGTaatcctccttctctcggTCAATCTTGTCGGTGCGTGACGGCGTTCGCTCGAGCTCCTCATCCGTAAAGAGCCATTTTGACTGTGTCGCCGCAATCACTGGATTCGGCAATCCGGGGATGCGACGTTTTGAGGATGCTTGAGACCCGGAGGCTTCCATGTGGTCGTCTGAACGTACACGAGGGTTGGGTGCGAGATTTGGGTGCCTTTGAGAGTCTGTGGTGGTCGAGAACCCGACCGTTGTGTGAGAACAGAATTTGAGATCCGGTGAGGCTTGTCCCTGTCAAGGTCCGGCGCGCCCGCGCGCTCTTGCGGATTTGAGTCTCGATGGCTTCCAACCCCAGGCGATTTGGTCTAGTCGAGTAGACACGATCCGAGGCAACTCATCGCACAGTGGAGAACCAAATAAGATCCAAATCAACCGTTCTGCTGTTTTTCAGTGACCAAGAGTGACCGACCGTCCTATTTGCCGCACAGGCAAGATTTCCGAAGAGATGGTAGCTTGAATGCGTCCGACGAATGCGCCGAAGGTGAAAGCTACATCCTCGGGACGGATTAACCCCCGTCCGGGTGATAGTGCGATATTGGCTTTGATGGCTTAATGCACTGTCATGTCGATCATTACGATAGGTTCAGGACATCCTAACATACCGCTTTACAGGCCCAGTGTTTCAACAATTCGCCATCGACCAAGAATTGTTCATCTCAGTCGACATCTGCCCTCAAGCATGGTTTCATAGAAGAAGGTAGATACATTATCCCAGATCACCAGCGTACTTGGATATGCGAGCCTGGCTCTCCTATCAAATTTATCAGAGGGCATTTTCAACTAGTGTTTCTTCCGGATTCAAAGTAATCCCATGCATCTGCTCCCGCTACCTGACATTATGTTTTGATACAGCCTTGAAGTAAAAGAATCCTGGGTGACACCAACCTCTCTTCTTGCACATGGGAACTGCAGCGGATCTTGATTTCAAAGTTGAGAATTCACTGAAGAGAGATGTCATCTTTCTGagaggtaaaaaaaaagagaaagattAAAGAGCAATGTTTGGCATGAAGTGGTATCTTGAGCCGCGACTCCGAAAACGCCATGCTGGTAAATAATAAGACCCTCAATGAGCACAACCGGCTCTCCAATAAACCCTCGCCCTTACTCCTCCTCGCTCACTTCGCTTTCGTCGCTGCCTGCGGTCATGAAGTAGTTGCCCCCTCCGTACTGGTGACCGcgggcttcttcttcgcgTGCGCTGGCCTCAAAAGCGGCCTCCATCTCAGCGGCCAaggcatcgtcatcatcctccaggTCATCTCCAGTATCTGCGGGACCTGTCAAAGGGGGCTGGGTTTCCCGAGCTGGAGATGGTAGTCTGAATGActccatctcttcctcggattCATGagcctcttcatcatcgtTGGGCGTATTgttggaggaaaagaaagatggatTGACTTTGAAAGCCCGCCTAGGAGGTGGCGAGCCCATGTCGATGATCAACTcgccatcgatgatgatgttggaaCCTGGCGACTGGACTGACTGCTGCGAGCCGTTTGCTGTGCCAGCGTCTGATACCGACAATCGAGATTCTTCTTGTTCAGCCAGCGGTTCTCGGTTAGAAACCTGTTCCAGAGCCCGCTCGGCCGGCTTCTCCTGAACTGCTTTTGGCCTGGCAG
The nucleotide sequence above comes from Penicillium oxalicum strain HP7-1 chromosome II, whole genome shotgun sequence. Encoded proteins:
- a CDS encoding Serine/threonine-protein kinase psk1 — translated: MPTSTMSDDLLVGDIFTPQADNTQLSFANVAADLDAAGGPSGDGQPLTRNLAIGEVAKAGKMMHPPAFHPDLLSGKQRRKAKKKKHAASADPAPSTVRGFTPLASTDEDSDFSATSSRAPESRPAESIGGASPRAQPNTAHGVSALKLQLDSLSLSGKSSSKFRAYCSATPSNASVCSDSDQTEILTSYEVPLEHDFVSADAAQEEPSASASPVAATNGSDLKSQLCRKMTAADFEPLLCLGKGSFGTVLLVRHVLTGKLYAQKQFKKASITVHKKLVEQTKTERMVLESVSRHPFVVKLFYAFQDHEKLYLILEYAQGGELFHHLAMERMFEEDAAAFYMAEMVLALEHLHQNVGVLYRDLKPENCLLDHEGHLLLTDFGLSKIAVNDDDRCNSSLGTIDYMAPEVVQGKPYGKACDWWSLGALGFDLLTGSPPFRANNHAKMQEKIVKQKLVLPYYLGPDAKDLLTRLLRKDPAKRLGYHMPKDLQTIKKHRFFRKIDWAALERRELTPPIQPVVTDPALAENFSADFTQVPLSPAVNGGFDDLYAKGQSCMSTSIKAHASGDGDPFGGFSYVASSSLFDHSAGMMTAGF